The following coding sequences lie in one Spirosoma sp. KUDC1026 genomic window:
- a CDS encoding sugar 3,4-ketoisomerase — protein MAELYNLKTFSSETGDLTVFENIIPGQIQRVFYIYNAGEGSRAGHRHHLAWNALICLNGSCRVYNNNGKGEEYFHLTNPRQCLVLKPEDWHTMDQFSEDAILLVVSNQLYDKDDYIYEPYPNQVMVASE, from the coding sequence ATGGCTGAATTGTACAACTTAAAAACATTTTCATCCGAAACCGGTGACCTGACCGTTTTCGAAAATATTATACCCGGTCAAATCCAGCGGGTGTTCTACATCTATAATGCTGGCGAAGGTTCGCGGGCCGGTCATCGGCATCACCTGGCCTGGAACGCGTTGATTTGCCTGAATGGAAGCTGCCGGGTGTACAATAATAACGGGAAGGGAGAAGAGTACTTTCATTTGACAAACCCCCGCCAGTGCCTTGTGCTGAAACCAGAAGACTGGCATACCATGGATCAGTTTTCGGAAGATGCCATTCTGCTGGTGGTATCAAATCAACTCTACGACAAAGACGATTACATTTACGAACCATACCCGAATCAGGTGATGGTGGCCTCCGAATGA
- a CDS encoding DUF1684 domain-containing protein: protein MFTNKTLLTGLVVLVVAAVAYFFLSDDASDGFGTVDPNAYRQQVAASREKKNDFFRTSAESPFTDKTSFSGLRYFSPDPAYRVVARLEPFADKTQKLVVTLTDGSEEVYDKYAHAVFSLNGEACRLLIVKLKDTYSILFRDATSGKTTYGGGRYLELDPKLMQENRAVLDFNAAYNPYCAYNPGFACPLPPKENNLPIAIEAGEQYVAHE, encoded by the coding sequence ATGTTTACGAACAAGACACTTCTGACAGGGCTGGTCGTGCTGGTGGTAGCGGCTGTTGCCTATTTTTTCCTCAGCGACGACGCTTCCGACGGCTTTGGTACGGTTGATCCGAACGCTTACCGGCAGCAGGTGGCCGCATCAAGGGAGAAAAAAAATGATTTCTTTCGTACCAGTGCCGAATCGCCCTTTACAGATAAGACCTCTTTTTCGGGCCTGCGTTACTTTTCACCCGACCCAGCCTATCGGGTTGTGGCCCGTCTGGAACCCTTTGCCGATAAAACCCAGAAGCTGGTGGTTACCCTAACCGACGGCAGCGAAGAGGTATATGATAAATACGCCCACGCCGTTTTCAGTCTCAATGGCGAGGCTTGCCGGCTGTTGATTGTTAAACTCAAGGACACGTATTCCATCCTGTTCCGCGATGCTACGTCGGGCAAAACAACCTATGGTGGTGGGCGCTATCTGGAACTAGATCCCAAACTGATGCAGGAAAACCGCGCCGTATTGGATTTCAATGCAGCTTATAATCCGTATTGTGCCTATAACCCCGGATTTGCCTGTCCGCTCCCCCCGAAGGAGAACAATCTCCCTATTGCCATTGAAGCCGGTGAACAATACGTAGCGCACGAATAA
- the pheT gene encoding phenylalanine--tRNA ligase subunit beta: MEISYKWLREFIDLPESPEKTGKRLTATGLEVEGVEKVDVIAGGLDGVVLGEVLTCAKHPDADKLNLTTVDVGADMPLNIVCGAPNVAAGQRVVVALVGATLHPSSGEAFQIKKAKIRGAASEGMICAEDEIGLGESHAGIMVLDTDLPNGTPAAKYFNLEADYQIAIGLTPNRIDAASHFGVARDLKAALNRPLRMPSVDAFSVDNQDLTFDVRVEAQEACPRYAGLTISGLTVGESPDWLKQRLLAIGVNPINNIVDVTNFVCHDLGQPLHAFDADKVVGNQVIVKTLPEGTPFVTLDGVERKLTATDLMICNGAEAPAESAMCIAGVFGGKSSGVGDATTRIFLESAYFSPSSIRKTAQHHGLKTDASFRFERGTDPNMPIYALKRAALLIQEVAGNSSATITSEITDLYPTPIEPFRVPMRYKNIDRLIGVQIDRAEITRILNALDIEVDANAADEGIDFIAVVPPYRVDVTREADVIEEILRIYGLDNVPLSTTLAADSLSQFPKIDPNQWQSRVGQLLAANGFYEILTNSLTRPAYNDAIRAALPNADVTLLNPLSEELSVMRQTLLFSALETLLHNINRRQKDLKTFEFGKVYSKVTGENGTKYVEKQRLSLALTGNEEAESWRQKDQPVAYHDLATAVQRVLNLFRVKQYDTQPADSALFQYGLTYIVNKKPIVSLGLVNPKLTKLVDLKQPVFYADFDWQALLSLTSAKPRYQEVPRFPEVRRDLSLVIDKGVTFDRISRLAHQAERKLLRSVNVFDVYEGQNLGADKKSYSVSFMLQDPTQTLTDAAIQKTMQRLQDAFERELGALIRK; encoded by the coding sequence ATGGAGATTTCCTATAAATGGTTACGAGAGTTCATTGATTTGCCCGAATCACCCGAAAAAACTGGTAAGCGGCTCACCGCAACGGGTCTGGAGGTTGAAGGGGTTGAAAAAGTAGATGTTATTGCGGGTGGACTGGATGGCGTTGTCTTAGGAGAGGTTCTCACCTGCGCCAAACACCCGGACGCCGATAAACTGAATCTGACGACGGTTGATGTTGGAGCCGATATGCCCCTGAACATCGTTTGTGGCGCTCCCAACGTAGCGGCTGGGCAACGCGTAGTTGTTGCCCTTGTCGGCGCTACGTTACATCCTTCCTCGGGCGAAGCATTCCAGATCAAGAAAGCCAAGATTCGCGGAGCAGCTTCCGAAGGGATGATCTGCGCCGAGGACGAAATTGGTCTGGGCGAATCCCACGCCGGTATTATGGTGCTGGACACAGATTTGCCGAACGGTACGCCAGCCGCCAAATATTTCAACCTGGAAGCCGATTACCAGATTGCCATTGGCCTGACCCCGAACCGGATCGATGCGGCTTCGCATTTTGGCGTGGCCCGTGATCTGAAGGCAGCCCTGAATCGTCCTCTGCGGATGCCGTCAGTTGATGCCTTTTCGGTTGACAACCAGGACCTGACATTCGACGTCCGCGTTGAGGCACAGGAAGCCTGCCCCCGTTACGCGGGCCTGACCATCAGCGGCCTTACGGTTGGTGAATCACCGGACTGGCTGAAGCAACGACTGCTGGCGATTGGTGTGAACCCGATCAACAACATCGTGGACGTAACGAATTTTGTTTGCCACGATCTGGGACAGCCGCTGCATGCCTTTGATGCCGATAAAGTAGTTGGCAATCAGGTCATCGTGAAAACTCTGCCCGAAGGCACGCCCTTTGTTACGCTCGATGGCGTGGAACGAAAGCTGACAGCTACGGACCTGATGATTTGCAACGGCGCGGAAGCACCGGCCGAATCGGCCATGTGTATTGCCGGTGTCTTTGGCGGGAAATCGTCGGGGGTTGGCGATGCGACAACCCGCATTTTCCTGGAGTCGGCGTACTTCTCACCTAGCTCTATCCGGAAAACGGCGCAGCACCACGGCCTCAAAACCGATGCATCGTTCCGCTTCGAACGGGGCACCGATCCGAACATGCCGATCTACGCGCTCAAACGGGCGGCCCTGCTGATTCAGGAAGTAGCGGGCAACAGCTCGGCGACGATTACGTCGGAGATTACTGACCTGTACCCCACTCCGATTGAGCCGTTTCGGGTACCGATGCGCTACAAAAATATCGACCGCCTGATTGGCGTGCAGATCGACCGGGCCGAAATCACCCGGATTCTGAACGCACTTGATATCGAGGTGGACGCTAACGCAGCCGACGAAGGCATCGATTTCATCGCCGTGGTTCCTCCCTACCGGGTAGACGTAACGCGCGAAGCCGACGTGATTGAAGAGATTCTGCGTATCTACGGGCTGGACAACGTGCCGCTGTCGACAACGCTCGCGGCCGATTCACTGTCGCAGTTCCCGAAAATTGATCCTAATCAGTGGCAGAGCCGGGTTGGGCAGTTACTGGCGGCCAATGGCTTCTACGAAATTCTGACCAATTCGCTCACGCGCCCGGCCTATAACGACGCGATTCGGGCGGCCCTGCCAAACGCCGACGTTACGTTGCTGAACCCACTCAGTGAAGAGTTGTCGGTCATGCGGCAGACGCTGCTGTTCTCGGCGCTGGAAACCTTGCTACACAACATCAACCGGCGGCAGAAAGACCTTAAAACGTTCGAGTTTGGGAAGGTATATTCAAAAGTTACCGGCGAGAACGGGACGAAATACGTCGAGAAACAGCGGCTTAGTTTAGCGCTGACGGGCAACGAGGAAGCCGAAAGCTGGCGCCAGAAAGACCAGCCGGTTGCCTACCACGACCTGGCCACCGCCGTGCAGCGCGTCCTGAACCTGTTCCGGGTTAAACAGTACGATACGCAGCCCGCCGATTCAGCCCTGTTTCAATACGGTCTGACATACATCGTTAACAAAAAACCAATCGTTAGCCTGGGATTGGTTAACCCTAAGCTGACAAAACTGGTTGACTTAAAACAGCCGGTCTTCTATGCGGATTTCGACTGGCAGGCGTTATTAAGTCTGACAAGCGCCAAACCCCGCTATCAGGAGGTGCCACGTTTCCCCGAAGTTCGTCGGGATCTGTCGCTCGTTATCGATAAGGGCGTTACGTTTGATCGCATTAGCCGACTGGCTCACCAGGCCGAACGGAAACTCCTGCGATCGGTTAACGTGTTTGATGTTTACGAAGGACAAAACCTGGGGGCCGATAAGAAATCCTATTCGGTTAGCTTTATGTTACAGGACCCAACTCAGACGCTGACCGACGCAGCTATCCAGAAGACGATGCAGCGGTTACAGGACGCGTTTGAACGGGAACTGGGCGCCCTGATCCGGAAGTAA
- a CDS encoding cell division protein ZapA has translation MEELPIHVKIADRPYKLYVEPESESIVREAARLIQEEYHKLQKAKIGDAQEALAQIAFSCLITKLRGDRQIQGFRQEVFDKLAQVDKTLSPGSV, from the coding sequence ATGGAAGAATTACCAATCCACGTAAAAATTGCTGACCGACCCTATAAGCTCTACGTCGAACCAGAGTCGGAATCCATCGTGCGCGAAGCGGCCAGGTTGATTCAGGAAGAGTACCATAAACTCCAGAAAGCAAAAATCGGCGATGCGCAGGAAGCATTGGCCCAGATTGCTTTCTCCTGTCTGATCACCAAACTACGGGGCGATCGACAGATACAGGGCTTTAGACAGGAAGTATTTGACAAACTCGCTCAAGTAGACAAAACGCTTAGCC
- a CDS encoding DegT/DnrJ/EryC1/StrS family aminotransferase: MIPFLDLKRLNEPYEELIALATQRVISSGWYILGREVDAFETQFAQYCGTRHCIGVGNGLDALTLVLKAWDFPAGSEIIVPGNAYIASVLSVTLAGLTPVFVEPDPETYLLDPTRIEAAITSRTKAILPVHLYGRCCDMNPINELAHRYSLRVLEDAAQAHGACYQSKRAGALGHAAGWSFYPSKNLGALGDAGAITTDDDELAGRLRALRNYGSAQKYVNDYIGHNSRLDEMQAAVLSAKLSFLDTDNRRRRELAQRYLTDIMHPDLVLPPADQLIQDVWHLFVVRCSRRDAFRAYLYEQGISTDVHYPTPPHRQQAYPSFSQLSLPITEQLHREVVSLPLNPTLTDADADYIISRINAWT; encoded by the coding sequence ATGATTCCATTTCTGGACCTGAAACGGCTCAATGAACCGTATGAGGAGTTGATTGCTCTGGCTACGCAACGCGTTATATCATCTGGCTGGTACATTCTGGGACGGGAAGTTGATGCCTTTGAAACACAGTTTGCCCAGTATTGCGGCACGCGGCACTGCATTGGTGTCGGTAATGGGCTCGACGCGCTGACCCTCGTCCTGAAAGCCTGGGACTTTCCGGCAGGCAGCGAAATCATCGTACCGGGAAACGCCTATATTGCCTCCGTTCTGAGCGTAACGCTGGCTGGACTAACGCCCGTTTTTGTCGAACCTGATCCTGAAACATACTTACTCGATCCCACCCGAATTGAAGCCGCCATTACGTCCCGCACGAAAGCGATACTGCCCGTGCATCTGTACGGGCGGTGCTGCGACATGAATCCCATCAATGAGCTGGCCCATCGATATTCGCTGCGCGTACTGGAAGATGCGGCCCAGGCGCACGGTGCTTGTTACCAGTCGAAACGGGCGGGAGCTCTTGGTCATGCGGCTGGCTGGAGCTTCTATCCCAGCAAAAATCTGGGTGCTCTGGGCGACGCGGGCGCTATTACAACCGACGACGACGAACTGGCCGGGCGGTTGCGGGCACTACGTAATTACGGCTCCGCCCAGAAATACGTGAATGATTACATTGGGCACAACAGCCGTCTGGATGAGATGCAGGCTGCTGTCCTGTCGGCCAAGCTGTCTTTTCTCGACACCGACAACAGGCGACGCCGGGAACTCGCCCAGCGTTACCTGACGGATATTATGCATCCTGATCTGGTTTTGCCCCCCGCCGATCAGCTCATTCAGGACGTCTGGCATTTATTTGTCGTTCGTTGCTCCCGGCGCGATGCATTTCGGGCGTATCTGTACGAACAGGGGATCAGTACCGACGTTCATTACCCGACACCACCGCATCGGCAGCAGGCTTACCCATCGTTTTCGCAACTCTCACTGCCCATTACGGAGCAACTTCACCGCGAAGTTGTTAGTTTGCCGCTGAATCCAACCCTGACGGACGCTGATGCGGATTACATCATCAGTCGAATTAACGCATGGACTTAA